A genome region from bacterium includes the following:
- a CDS encoding cytochrome C biogenesis protein — translation MIDSLFGYLSLLLASSFYLALLASLLWGVLSILLSPCHLSSIPLIIGYITSREIKSTRQSLLLALVFALGILITIALVGVVTASLGRLIGDVGVWGNVVVAAVFIIMGLYLLDAISLNWSSFPVSSNKTGYGGALGLGLLFGIGLGPCTFAYMAPVLGIVFSMAQNGWLKPVLLILAFGVGHSAVIALAGGLGRWVQGYLNWSAQSRATGWVKKGAGVLVLLGGVYFIYTGFFQ, via the coding sequence ATGATTGATAGCCTTTTCGGTTATTTAAGTCTACTTTTGGCTTCTAGCTTTTATTTGGCTTTATTGGCATCGCTGCTATGGGGAGTTTTAAGCATATTGCTCAGCCCCTGTCATCTGTCCAGCATTCCGCTCATCATCGGCTATATCACCAGCCGGGAAATTAAAAGCACACGACAGTCATTATTATTGGCATTGGTTTTTGCCCTGGGCATTCTCATTACCATCGCTTTGGTCGGCGTCGTCACCGCCTCGTTGGGACGGTTGATCGGCGATGTGGGCGTATGGGGCAATGTTGTAGTCGCAGCTGTTTTCATCATTATGGGACTCTATTTGTTGGATGCCATTTCCCTGAACTGGAGCAGTTTCCCGGTATCTTCCAATAAGACCGGGTACGGGGGCGCCTTGGGATTGGGCTTACTGTTCGGCATCGGGCTCGGTCCCTGCACCTTTGCCTATATGGCGCCGGTTTTGGGCATTGTATTCAGCATGGCGCAGAACGGATGGCTAAAACCCGTGTTGTTGATCCTCGCCTTCGGCGTCGGTCACAGCGCGGTGATTGCTCTGGCCGGCGGACTCGGCCGTTGGGTTCAGGGCTATTTGAACTGGAGCGCTCAATCGCGGGCGACCGGCTGGGTGAAAAAGGGCGCCGGCGTCCTGGTGCTGCTTGGAGGCGTCTATTTCATCTACACCGGTTTTTTTCAGTGA